In the genome of Merismopedia glauca CCAP 1448/3, the window AGGATCGAGAGGAAGTCTCTCAATTTTGACATTACTTATGCCTAAAACTTCGTCTACAGCTAGAGTTTCGCCAGGAAATGTTTGAGTATTTAACTCATCAAATACTACAATAGCTCCTTTAGGCATCCGAGGCAGAAATGTTTTTAAAGCGGCTTTAGTTGGTTCGTATAAGTCAAGATCTAGATACAACAAAGCAACTACTAGATGAGGGTTATTTTGCAAATATTCTGGTGCAGTTTTAGTAATGTCTCCTTTAACGAGTTCTATTTTGGGAATGTGAGCCAGTGTTCTATTTGAGTCAAATAATTCTACCGCCCGTTGTAAATCTTCTAACGAAGATCCAGCTAACCCACCAGATTCAAGATGAGAAGAAATACCCGTACCGGTATCTTTTTCATGAACGGAAGGAAACCCTTCAAAAGTATCAAAGCCAACGATTTTCCTGGTGTGATTGACTGGCTCAAATATTGATGATAAATGTGCATAAGTGAAAATTCCAGCCCCATTCATGACACCACATTCAATGATTGAACCATTCACTTCAATAATTTTTTTAAAGATTTCATATCTGACTAGGAACTTGGCTAAGGTTCTCCG includes:
- a CDS encoding TylF/MycF family methyltransferase translates to MFREPKYLSAMDRAQLELTEDVFVSASGSIIDKLDAFTKFVSRRTLAKFLVRYEIFKKIIEVNGSIIECGVMNGAGIFTYAHLSSIFEPVNHTRKIVGFDTFEGFPSVHEKDTGTGISSHLESGGLAGSSLEDLQRAVELFDSNRTLAHIPKIELVKGDITKTAPEYLQNNPHLVVALLYLDLDLYEPTKAALKTFLPRMPKGAIVVFDELNTQTFPGETLAVDEVLGISNVKIERLPLDPYVSYCIL